The following proteins come from a genomic window of Corynebacterium crudilactis:
- a CDS encoding LLM class flavin-dependent oxidoreductase, which yields MVSVVGEQPKPRLSVLDLVALSEGMTAGEAIAHTVRAAQIAEEHEYARFWVAEHHNSESLASSATTLLMGHIAGHTERIRVGSGGIMLPNHSALHVAEELGTLEAIYPGRIEAGLGRAPGTDPMTARELGRASSLVDDVLSQVTSLQNYLDSPDERPLVIAHPGITSHVPLFMLGSSINGAAMAAQLDLPFVFASHFAPFQMGPAIASYRERATHPYVMAAANVLVCDTQEEAEFQISTLRQMFAGIVTNSRGKLAPPVHNLKDKLDPQVWQHIENSLEMTFIGTADAVVEQLQEFAHRYKLDEIITVTYAYDPHVRFNSIAALGKAWKALS from the coding sequence ATGGTCAGTGTAGTCGGAGAGCAGCCAAAACCACGATTGAGCGTGCTGGATCTGGTGGCATTGAGCGAAGGCATGACGGCCGGTGAGGCCATTGCGCATACTGTGCGTGCAGCGCAAATCGCCGAAGAGCATGAATATGCTCGTTTTTGGGTGGCAGAGCATCACAATTCGGAAAGCTTGGCGTCATCTGCAACGACGCTGCTCATGGGTCATATTGCTGGCCACACTGAGCGTATTCGTGTGGGCTCAGGCGGTATTATGCTGCCGAATCACTCGGCGCTGCACGTGGCTGAGGAGCTAGGCACCTTAGAGGCAATCTACCCTGGCCGCATTGAAGCTGGCCTGGGGCGTGCACCAGGCACGGATCCCATGACGGCGCGGGAATTGGGTAGGGCAAGTTCGCTTGTCGACGACGTCCTCTCTCAGGTTACTTCCCTCCAAAATTATTTGGACTCCCCCGATGAACGCCCGCTGGTCATCGCGCATCCAGGGATTACTTCCCATGTTCCGCTATTTATGTTGGGATCTTCCATCAATGGCGCCGCCATGGCTGCCCAATTGGATCTTCCTTTCGTATTTGCCAGCCACTTTGCCCCCTTCCAAATGGGTCCTGCGATTGCTTCTTATAGGGAACGAGCGACCCATCCTTATGTGATGGCTGCAGCCAATGTTTTAGTGTGCGATACACAAGAAGAAGCAGAGTTTCAGATCTCTACACTGCGACAAATGTTCGCAGGAATTGTGACGAATTCACGCGGCAAGCTCGCACCACCGGTACATAATCTAAAAGACAAGCTGGACCCACAGGTGTGGCAGCACATCGAAAATTCCTTGGAAATGACTTTTATCGGCACTGCTGATGCTGTCGTAGAGCAACTGCAAGAATTCGCTCATCGATACAAGCTAGATGAGATCATTACGGTCACGTATGCCTATGATCCTCACGTTCGGTTCAACTCTATCGCTGCACTTGGCAAGGCTTGGAAGGCTTTGTCTTAA
- a CDS encoding pseudouridine synthase, whose translation MKAPLPIRDGLNPSRIRLPLDAEPIRAIDFVEYLISTQRHRNPLDDAQALKERFDANLVVNHYGVPYAADDMVNPDDDIWFYRMPAAEWPVPYEIHVIFEDDDILVIDKPPYLASMPRGRHITETALVKMRVRTGNNDLTPAHRLDRLTSGVLVMVKKPELRGAYQTLFARREASKTYEAIAEYIPGLLDNGPAIWESRIEKERGIVQAFVVEGPINARTELVSVTPVDDAEQRVLEDMHGPLPRQARYVLAPSTGKTHQLRIHMRDFAAPILGDPLYPVLHAVDDEDYTTPMHLIARTLTFVDPQTHEERTFVSTRPTGSL comes from the coding sequence ATGAAGGCTCCATTACCCATCCGCGACGGGCTCAACCCTTCCCGAATCCGCCTGCCGCTTGATGCAGAGCCCATCCGCGCCATCGACTTTGTCGAATATCTAATTTCCACACAGCGCCACCGTAACCCCCTCGACGACGCACAAGCACTAAAAGAGCGTTTCGACGCCAACCTCGTTGTCAATCACTACGGCGTGCCTTATGCTGCCGACGATATGGTCAACCCCGACGACGATATTTGGTTCTACCGCATGCCCGCCGCCGAGTGGCCCGTCCCCTATGAAATCCATGTCATTTTCGAAGACGACGATATCTTAGTCATCGACAAACCACCCTATCTAGCTAGCATGCCCCGCGGCCGACATATCACTGAAACTGCACTGGTAAAAATGCGTGTCCGCACCGGCAACAATGATCTCACCCCAGCTCACCGCCTCGATAGACTCACCTCTGGAGTGCTAGTCATGGTGAAAAAGCCCGAGCTACGTGGCGCCTACCAAACACTCTTTGCCAGGCGCGAAGCCTCCAAAACCTACGAAGCAATTGCCGAATATATCCCAGGGCTACTAGACAATGGGCCAGCTATTTGGGAATCACGTATCGAAAAAGAACGTGGCATTGTGCAAGCATTTGTTGTGGAAGGCCCCATCAATGCACGCACTGAACTCGTCTCAGTAACCCCTGTTGATGATGCCGAACAACGCGTCCTGGAAGATATGCACGGCCCGCTCCCCCGCCAAGCCCGTTATGTTCTAGCTCCATCAACAGGAAAAACCCACCAGCTGCGCATCCACATGCGTGACTTCGCAGCACCTATTCTTGGCGACCCACTGTACCCAGTACTGCATGCAGTTGATGATGAAGACTACACCACCCCGATGCATCTGATCGCCCGCACTTTAACCTTCGTGGACCCTCAAACCCATGAAGAACGAACCTTCGTGAGCACCCGACCTACCGGTAGTTTGTAA
- a CDS encoding DUF1016 N-terminal domain-containing protein: protein MSQIERELPNDYSDALATLKTLIHDAQHRAQRVVNTAMVELYWNIGRTILDRQAEHPWGSKVLD, encoded by the coding sequence ATGTCCCAGATCGAACGAGAACTGCCCAATGATTATTCCGATGCTCTAGCGACTTTAAAGACGCTGATTCATGACGCTCAGCACCGCGCCCAGCGGGTGGTCAATACGGCCATGGTTGAACTGTACTGGAATATTGGACGAACCATTCTTGATCGTCAGGCAGAACATCCGTGGGGAAGTAAAGTTCTCGACTAG
- a CDS encoding GntR family transcriptional regulator: MTEPLFKQIAALIEDSIVDGTLGIDQRAPSTNELATFHRINPATARKGIALLIKNGVLYKRRGIGMFVSAQASAIIQERRVAAFAATYVAPLIDESILLGFSRTDIHALLDQVAESRGLYE; the protein is encoded by the coding sequence GTGACGGAGCCTCTCTTTAAGCAGATTGCTGCCCTGATTGAAGATTCCATCGTGGATGGCACTCTCGGGATTGATCAGCGTGCACCTTCTACTAATGAGCTAGCCACGTTTCATCGGATTAATCCCGCAACTGCGCGCAAAGGCATCGCACTCCTTATAAAGAACGGTGTCCTATATAAGCGTCGTGGAATTGGAATGTTTGTCAGCGCGCAGGCCTCAGCAATCATCCAAGAGCGTCGGGTTGCTGCGTTCGCAGCAACATATGTAGCTCCGCTTATCGACGAATCCATCCTTCTTGGGTTCAGTCGCACCGATATTCATGCACTTCTTGATCAAGTTGCTGAAAGTCGAGGACTTTATGAGTAA
- a CDS encoding NYN domain-containing protein, whose product MLERTQVFVDTSYLLASFYNSWETGARAQLEIDLPEVVGVLGRMIEQQLKQPVQRQMWYDGIPDSGPHRYQRALRTCDGVQLRAGQLIEWGERRTQKAVDTRLVADLVLAGVRGQCSDIVLVSGDADMIPGVQEAANAGLRVHLYGFGWDSMSSQLRHCCDTTTILDPREDFADCMQLQVLEGPVPPVVRIKPINDAEPIEDLDFTPVPGVAPAFETQTPKTSENAAVTSEETEETAVAPPKEAQSSPAQASPVQEKDAEQAEEKFSPRPGEPAEALSDQVCEAQNAIVKIEEESAQTAATSVSKPAKPTSASLAKTKPAAQATSSAPAAPKPKPSPGEAPKPGTPKPKTPAPVQEAPSEQTDVNTEAQSEVEAEIEESRSKIPNPSMMAPRRKLRSRYVPLPNEVWATSGFQTPYDVGQQYASWWFENAATVIQRDQAHLLSGGGLPPEIDRPLLQFACETLHEYTLTEAQRVSLRDGFHSGIRGVLLNQRDS is encoded by the coding sequence ATGCTTGAACGCACTCAGGTATTCGTGGACACGTCCTACCTGCTCGCAAGCTTTTACAACTCTTGGGAGACAGGCGCACGCGCCCAATTAGAAATCGACCTCCCCGAGGTAGTCGGGGTTTTAGGAAGGATGATAGAACAGCAGCTTAAACAACCAGTACAGCGTCAAATGTGGTACGACGGAATCCCTGACTCCGGCCCCCACCGTTACCAACGTGCACTACGCACCTGTGACGGCGTGCAACTTCGTGCTGGACAATTAATTGAATGGGGCGAGCGTCGTACACAAAAGGCTGTAGATACTCGCCTTGTAGCTGACCTTGTTCTTGCAGGCGTACGCGGACAATGTTCCGATATCGTCCTAGTCAGTGGCGATGCCGATATGATCCCTGGCGTTCAAGAAGCCGCGAATGCTGGACTTCGTGTCCATCTATATGGCTTCGGTTGGGATTCTATGTCTTCCCAGCTACGTCACTGCTGCGATACCACTACTATCTTGGATCCTCGAGAAGATTTTGCTGACTGCATGCAGTTACAAGTTCTCGAAGGACCAGTACCTCCTGTTGTTCGCATTAAGCCCATTAATGATGCAGAGCCCATTGAGGATCTAGATTTCACTCCAGTTCCGGGCGTTGCACCAGCTTTTGAAACTCAAACACCGAAAACTTCAGAAAATGCAGCCGTCACATCTGAAGAAACAGAAGAAACCGCAGTAGCACCTCCTAAAGAAGCACAAAGTTCACCTGCGCAGGCTTCCCCTGTACAAGAAAAGGACGCTGAACAAGCTGAGGAAAAGTTCTCCCCTCGTCCTGGAGAACCTGCTGAAGCCTTGTCTGATCAAGTCTGTGAAGCGCAGAACGCAATCGTCAAGATTGAGGAAGAATCCGCGCAGACTGCGGCTACATCAGTGTCAAAACCAGCAAAACCTACTTCTGCATCATTAGCTAAAACTAAGCCAGCTGCACAAGCAACTTCTTCTGCGCCGGCAGCACCAAAGCCAAAGCCTTCCCCAGGCGAAGCGCCTAAACCAGGAACACCAAAGCCAAAGACTCCAGCACCCGTTCAAGAAGCGCCCTCAGAGCAGACAGACGTCAATACTGAGGCACAATCTGAAGTTGAAGCTGAAATTGAAGAGTCACGGTCCAAGATTCCCAATCCATCCATGATGGCTCCTCGTCGAAAGCTCCGCTCTCGGTATGTCCCACTCCCTAATGAAGTCTGGGCTACATCCGGTTTTCAGACTCCTTATGATGTAGGTCAGCAGTACGCATCTTGGTGGTTTGAAAATGCTGCCACTGTCATTCAGCGAGATCAGGCTCATTTATTATCTGGCGGCGGTCTACCACCAGAAATCGATCGGCCACTGCTCCAATTCGCATGTGAAACTCTCCACGAGTACACCCTGACAGAAGCGCAACGCGTGAGCCTACGCGATGGCTTCCATTCTGGGATCCGCGGAGTTTTACTCAATCAGCGAGACAGCTAA
- a CDS encoding PspA/IM30 family protein: MANPLSKGWKYLMASFDSKIDENADPKVQIQQATEAAQKQHQQIMQHASQIIGQQKQLEMKLSRLVTDRDKLQDQARQAIQLADKSAQDGDSIKAQEFNNTAEVFASQLVAVEQQLEQTTALHQQAEVAAKDAVAKSKESEMRLKEQMSQIDALRSQADQAKMQETVTKSMDSLNQFGTQDSSVPTLDAVRDKIERRYADALGAQELTQSTVSDRMAEIQQSGSDLRATARLAELRAEALGGGASAAPKAQLEAGVEDAEELIDEPSADSETTTKADAAESDTAETGKA; encoded by the coding sequence ATGGCTAATCCGCTCAGTAAGGGCTGGAAGTATCTCATGGCATCGTTCGACAGCAAGATTGATGAAAATGCTGACCCGAAGGTGCAAATCCAACAGGCCACTGAGGCTGCACAGAAGCAGCATCAGCAGATTATGCAGCACGCCTCTCAGATCATTGGCCAGCAGAAGCAGCTTGAGATGAAGCTGAGCCGTTTGGTTACTGATCGCGATAAATTGCAAGACCAAGCTCGTCAGGCCATCCAGTTGGCGGATAAATCCGCACAAGACGGCGATAGCATCAAGGCGCAAGAGTTCAACAACACTGCAGAGGTTTTTGCTTCTCAGTTGGTGGCTGTGGAACAGCAGTTGGAGCAGACTACTGCGTTGCACCAGCAGGCAGAGGTCGCTGCGAAGGATGCGGTGGCTAAGTCTAAGGAATCTGAGATGCGTTTGAAGGAACAGATGTCTCAGATTGATGCACTTCGCTCACAGGCTGATCAGGCGAAAATGCAAGAAACTGTTACTAAATCAATGGATAGCTTGAACCAGTTTGGTACTCAGGATTCTTCAGTGCCAACCTTGGATGCGGTGCGTGACAAGATTGAGCGTCGATACGCAGATGCTTTGGGTGCTCAGGAGCTTACGCAAAGCACTGTGAGTGATCGTATGGCGGAGATTCAGCAGTCTGGCTCAGATCTGCGCGCAACAGCTAGACTGGCTGAGCTGCGTGCTGAGGCACTTGGTGGTGGTGCTTCAGCAGCGCCAAAGGCACAGCTTGAAGCAGGCGTTGAGGATGCGGAAGAGCTTATCGACGAACCTTCGGCCGATTCCGAAACAACCACGAAAGCTGACGCTGCAGAATCTGATACTGCAGAAACCGGCAAAGCTTAA
- the trxA gene encoding thioredoxin, whose product MATIDVTEDTFEQTVTGEGIVLVDAWASWCGPCRQFAPTYEKVSETHTDATFAKLDTEANQGLSAALEIQSIPTLMIFRDGIMVFREAGTMPAPALDDLVNQVKGLDMDDVRRQIAEQQEQGSEEA is encoded by the coding sequence ATGGCAACGATTGATGTAACCGAAGACACATTTGAGCAAACCGTTACCGGCGAGGGAATTGTTCTCGTTGATGCATGGGCTTCTTGGTGTGGCCCTTGCCGTCAGTTCGCACCAACTTATGAAAAGGTTTCGGAAACTCACACCGACGCAACCTTCGCCAAGTTGGATACTGAGGCAAACCAGGGGCTGTCCGCAGCTCTGGAAATCCAGTCCATCCCAACTCTGATGATCTTCCGTGATGGCATCATGGTTTTCCGCGAAGCTGGCACCATGCCTGCTCCAGCATTGGATGATCTGGTCAACCAGGTCAAGGGCTTGGACATGGATGATGTCCGTCGCCAGATTGCAGAGCAGCAGGAACAGGGTTCCGAAGAAGCATAA
- a CDS encoding heavy-metal-associated domain-containing protein, with the protein MSTKNYHVEGLTCENGVASVEDEISIIAGTQGVDIDLETGRVAVTGEGFTDDQIIEAVQNAGYKVTSP; encoded by the coding sequence TTGAGTACTAAAAATTACCACGTCGAAGGTTTGACCTGCGAAAATGGCGTCGCTTCCGTAGAGGATGAAATCAGCATCATCGCGGGCACACAAGGAGTCGACATCGACCTGGAGACCGGCCGCGTAGCCGTGACCGGCGAAGGATTTACCGATGATCAAATCATCGAAGCAGTCCAAAATGCGGGTTACAAAGTTACAAGCCCCTAA
- a CDS encoding MFS transporter — MNLTRNDRLDRLPVTSKHKKILGGSGIGWALDAMDVGLISFVMAALATHWGLTPTETSLLGSIGFVGMAIGASFGGLLADKLGRRQVFALSLLVYGIATGASALSVSLIMLMALRFIVGLGLGAELPVASTLISEFSPRKVRGRMVVILEAFWALGWIMAAIIGTFVVAASDNGWRWALALGCVPAIYAVYVRLGLPESVRFLEKKGRHEEAEAIVASFEKVAADEGKSLDDSIAIERDDAATGSVSIWSAALRKRTTALWIVWFCINLSYYGAFIWIPSLLVADGFTLVKSFQFTLIITLAQLPGYAVAAWLIEKWGRRSTLATFLVGSAVSAALYGLADVEWQILVAGCLLSFFNLGAWGALYAIGPELYPTNVRGTGTGAAAGFGRIASIISPLIVPPVIAFGGPISLFALFATAFAIAAIAAFTLPEQKGKALAD, encoded by the coding sequence ATGAACCTAACCCGGAATGACAGGCTTGATCGACTGCCCGTAACTTCCAAGCACAAGAAAATCCTTGGCGGCTCTGGAATCGGCTGGGCACTAGACGCCATGGACGTTGGTCTCATCTCTTTCGTCATGGCCGCGCTAGCCACGCATTGGGGCTTAACCCCCACCGAAACTTCCCTTCTTGGATCCATCGGCTTCGTAGGAATGGCCATTGGCGCTTCTTTCGGAGGCCTGCTGGCAGACAAGCTGGGCCGTCGACAAGTTTTTGCCCTATCTTTATTGGTCTACGGCATAGCCACTGGTGCCTCCGCGCTTTCCGTTTCCCTAATCATGCTCATGGCACTGCGTTTTATCGTAGGACTCGGCCTCGGCGCCGAGCTCCCCGTTGCCTCCACACTGATTTCCGAATTCTCCCCACGTAAAGTTCGTGGACGCATGGTGGTTATCCTGGAAGCCTTTTGGGCTCTGGGTTGGATCATGGCGGCTATTATCGGCACATTTGTTGTAGCGGCTTCCGACAATGGTTGGCGCTGGGCACTAGCACTTGGCTGCGTTCCAGCAATTTATGCCGTCTATGTTCGCCTCGGGCTCCCAGAGTCAGTGCGCTTCTTGGAAAAAAAGGGACGCCACGAAGAAGCAGAGGCTATCGTTGCAAGTTTTGAAAAAGTAGCAGCCGATGAAGGCAAATCCTTGGATGATTCCATCGCAATTGAACGAGACGATGCGGCTACTGGTTCAGTGTCCATTTGGTCAGCCGCCTTGCGCAAGCGCACTACTGCTCTATGGATCGTCTGGTTCTGTATCAATCTGTCTTATTATGGAGCCTTCATCTGGATTCCATCGCTGCTTGTTGCAGATGGTTTTACGCTAGTGAAGTCATTCCAATTCACATTAATCATCACCTTGGCGCAGCTTCCGGGTTATGCCGTTGCAGCGTGGTTGATTGAAAAATGGGGCCGTCGCAGTACATTGGCAACGTTTTTAGTGGGCTCAGCTGTCTCAGCAGCACTTTACGGCCTGGCAGATGTAGAGTGGCAGATCCTCGTCGCCGGTTGTTTGTTATCTTTCTTCAACCTGGGCGCTTGGGGGGCGCTGTATGCCATTGGGCCGGAGCTTTATCCTACAAATGTTCGCGGAACCGGAACAGGCGCAGCTGCGGGATTCGGACGCATTGCATCCATTATTTCTCCGCTGATTGTTCCACCAGTTATTGCATTTGGCGGACCTATCTCCTTGTTCGCTTTGTTTGCCACCGCTTTTGCGATCGCAGCGATTGCGGCGTTTACGCTACCTGAGCAGAAGGGTAAAGCTCTCGCTGATTAG
- a CDS encoding PadR family transcriptional regulator produces MQFRELNNEPCGITGFQGQPGRRHARRDINGHGHQQHGRRPGRGRGGRAGRGDLRHVILVLLGAEPMHGYQLITTIAEKTEGNWTPSPGTIYPTLSMLEDEGLISISHELGRKMARLTDEGVQEVEENLEVWGAILEAYRNPESREVHVFNIRNEFHKVREAAKAAPEDKAEQIVEILRRAADDIKRI; encoded by the coding sequence ATGCAGTTTAGAGAACTCAATAATGAACCTTGTGGAATTACAGGCTTTCAAGGCCAGCCGGGCAGACGCCATGCTCGCCGAGATATAAACGGACATGGACACCAACAACACGGCAGGCGTCCTGGACGTGGTCGCGGTGGACGTGCCGGCAGAGGCGATCTGCGCCATGTGATCCTAGTTTTACTAGGAGCAGAACCCATGCATGGTTATCAGCTCATCACCACCATTGCTGAAAAGACGGAAGGTAATTGGACTCCAAGTCCAGGAACCATTTATCCAACTTTGTCCATGCTTGAAGATGAAGGCCTGATTTCCATTTCCCATGAGCTGGGACGGAAAATGGCGCGTCTTACTGATGAGGGCGTGCAAGAAGTGGAAGAGAACCTGGAAGTCTGGGGAGCAATTCTGGAGGCCTATCGCAATCCAGAATCCCGAGAAGTGCACGTGTTTAATATCCGCAATGAGTTTCACAAGGTGAGGGAAGCGGCGAAAGCTGCGCCCGAAGACAAAGCCGAGCAAATAGTCGAGATTTTAAGGAGAGCCGCAGATGACATCAAGAGAATTTAA
- the dnaB gene encoding replicative DNA helicase has protein sequence MATDTQAASFDDDYVPSQEPGDSFADEAHLGAPAPAFEDFSPAKAFDARRGGDSEGFKKKKGRKDESREYRDFRSPPYDNDAEMGVLGAMLLSPVTVIDILEILTPDDFYRPSHQLIFQAIIDLFSDNRDIDPVIVSGRLDRTNDLDRVGGGAYLHDLIQSVPTAANARYYAEIVSEKAVLRRLVDAGTRVVQLGYEGDEGAEIDAVIDRAQQEVFAVSQKNQSEDYSVLADVLDETMAELEMLNEGGIAAGIPTGFKDLDDLTNGLRGGQMIIVAARPGVGKSTIALDFMRSASIRHNMASVIFSLEMSKSEIVMRLLSAETEIRLADMRGGKMDENAWEKMVQKLDKVAQAPLFIDDSANLTMMEIRSKARKLKQKHDLKMIVVDYLQLMSSGKRVESRQQEVSEFSRQLKLLAKELDVPLIAISQLNRGPEARTDKRPQLADLRESGSLEQDADIVMLLYRPDSQDKDDERAGEADIILAKHRGGPIDTVQVAHQLHYSRFVDMARG, from the coding sequence ATGGCTACAGATACACAAGCCGCAAGTTTTGATGATGACTACGTGCCTTCGCAGGAACCGGGAGATTCCTTTGCTGATGAAGCGCACTTAGGCGCCCCAGCTCCGGCATTTGAAGATTTCTCCCCGGCCAAAGCTTTTGATGCGCGTAGAGGTGGAGATTCCGAAGGTTTCAAGAAGAAAAAGGGTCGTAAGGACGAGTCCAGGGAATACCGTGATTTCCGCTCACCTCCTTATGACAACGACGCAGAGATGGGTGTTTTGGGTGCTATGTTGCTCAGCCCGGTAACTGTGATCGATATTCTGGAGATCCTTACCCCAGATGATTTCTACCGACCTTCTCACCAGCTGATTTTCCAGGCGATCATTGATTTGTTCAGTGATAACCGGGATATTGACCCAGTTATTGTTTCTGGCCGACTTGATCGCACTAATGATCTTGATCGTGTTGGCGGTGGCGCTTATCTGCATGATCTCATCCAGTCTGTCCCCACAGCTGCCAATGCTCGCTACTACGCGGAAATCGTGTCGGAAAAAGCAGTACTGCGCAGACTTGTCGACGCCGGCACCCGGGTGGTTCAGCTTGGCTATGAGGGCGACGAAGGCGCAGAGATTGACGCGGTCATTGACCGCGCGCAGCAGGAAGTCTTTGCGGTTTCCCAGAAGAATCAAAGCGAAGACTATTCTGTCCTTGCTGATGTGCTAGATGAAACCATGGCAGAGCTTGAGATGCTCAATGAGGGTGGCATCGCAGCAGGTATTCCTACCGGCTTTAAAGATCTTGATGATCTCACCAACGGCCTTCGTGGCGGCCAAATGATTATTGTGGCGGCGCGTCCAGGTGTGGGTAAATCCACTATTGCGTTGGACTTCATGCGCTCGGCATCTATCAGGCACAACATGGCGTCAGTAATCTTCTCCTTGGAAATGTCCAAGTCAGAGATCGTGATGCGTTTGCTCTCTGCAGAGACTGAAATTCGGTTGGCTGATATGCGCGGCGGCAAGATGGATGAAAATGCGTGGGAGAAGATGGTGCAAAAGCTAGACAAGGTAGCTCAGGCTCCTTTGTTTATCGATGACTCCGCAAACCTCACCATGATGGAAATCCGCTCCAAGGCGCGCAAGCTGAAGCAAAAGCATGATCTGAAGATGATCGTTGTGGACTACCTGCAGCTGATGAGCTCTGGCAAGCGTGTGGAATCCCGTCAGCAGGAAGTTTCTGAGTTCTCGCGTCAGCTCAAGCTGTTGGCCAAGGAGCTTGATGTTCCTTTGATTGCGATTTCTCAGCTTAACCGTGGTCCAGAAGCACGTACAGATAAAAGGCCTCAGCTGGCTGACCTTCGTGAATCTGGTTCGCTAGAGCAGGATGCCGATATTGTTATGCTCTTGTACCGTCCTGACTCCCAGGATAAAGATGATGAGCGTGCAGGCGAAGCTGACATTATTTTGGCTAAGCACCGTGGTGGCCCTATCGATACTGTTCAGGTTGCACACCAGCTGCACTATTCACGTTTTGTAGATATGGCACGTGGCTAA
- the rplI gene encoding 50S ribosomal protein L9 encodes MKLILTAAVENLGVAGDIVEVKNGYGRNLLLPRGLAIVATPGAEKQIEGIKRAQEAREIRDLDHAREVKAALETLEGVTVAVRTSESGKLFGSVKTDDIVAAVKTAGGPNLDKRAIVLPKNLVKTTGKYQVEAKLTDGLVSRVKFEVVAA; translated from the coding sequence ATGAAGCTGATCCTCACCGCCGCCGTTGAAAACCTTGGTGTCGCTGGCGACATCGTAGAGGTTAAGAACGGCTACGGACGTAACCTGCTGCTCCCCCGTGGCCTGGCCATCGTTGCCACCCCGGGTGCTGAGAAGCAGATCGAAGGCATCAAGCGTGCCCAGGAGGCTCGCGAAATTCGCGACCTCGACCACGCTCGCGAAGTAAAGGCAGCACTGGAAACACTTGAAGGTGTTACCGTTGCAGTCCGCACTTCCGAGAGCGGAAAACTGTTCGGCTCTGTTAAGACTGACGACATCGTCGCTGCAGTCAAGACCGCCGGCGGCCCGAACCTGGACAAGCGTGCCATTGTTCTCCCGAAGAACCTGGTTAAGACCACCGGTAAGTACCAGGTAGAAGCAAAACTCACCGACGGACTTGTTTCCCGCGTGAAGTTTGAGGTCGTCGCAGCGTAA
- a CDS encoding single-stranded DNA-binding protein: MAIGDTNITVVGNIVADPELRFTPSGAAVANFRIASTPRSFNRQTNQWEDGEALFLTVNVWRQAAENVAESLSKGMRVIVTGRLKQRSYETREGEKRSVFEVEADEVGPSLTFAKADVQRTPRGGNSGGNFGGGNQGGGFGGNQNSNQGGFGGQNAGGSFGGNQSSNQGGFGGNQNQSQSNNFNQGGFGGGSPQAAPDNDPWNSAPPAGSGGFGGADDEPPF; this comes from the coding sequence ATGGCAATCGGAGATACCAATATCACCGTAGTTGGCAACATTGTTGCTGATCCGGAACTTCGCTTCACCCCATCGGGTGCGGCAGTGGCTAATTTTCGCATTGCTTCAACTCCCCGCTCGTTCAATCGTCAAACCAACCAGTGGGAAGATGGCGAAGCCCTTTTCCTTACTGTGAACGTTTGGCGTCAGGCAGCTGAAAACGTTGCAGAATCCCTGTCAAAGGGTATGCGCGTTATTGTCACCGGTCGTCTCAAGCAGCGCTCCTATGAAACCCGCGAGGGCGAGAAGCGCAGCGTATTTGAGGTCGAAGCGGATGAAGTCGGACCATCTTTGACATTTGCTAAGGCAGATGTTCAGCGCACACCGCGTGGTGGAAATTCCGGTGGAAACTTCGGTGGCGGAAACCAGGGTGGCGGATTTGGTGGAAACCAAAACAGCAACCAAGGTGGATTCGGAGGCCAGAACGCTGGCGGCAGCTTCGGTGGAAACCAGAGCAGCAACCAGGGTGGATTTGGTGGAAACCAAAACCAGTCTCAGAGCAACAACTTCAACCAAGGTGGATTTGGCGGAGGCAGCCCACAGGCTGCACCAGATAATGATCCTTGGAATTCTGCACCACCTGCTGGCTCCGGCGGGTTTGGTGGCGCAGACGATGAGCCACCGTTCTAA
- the rpsF gene encoding 30S ribosomal protein S6, which translates to MRQYELMIILDPSQDERTVAPSLDKFLEVVRKDKGDVVKVDVWGKRRLAYPINKKEEGVYAVVDLKCESATVLELDRVLNLNDGVMRTKVLRLDK; encoded by the coding sequence GTGCGTCAATACGAACTTATGATCATTCTCGATCCTTCCCAGGATGAGCGCACTGTTGCCCCGTCCCTGGATAAATTCCTCGAGGTTGTCCGCAAGGACAAGGGTGACGTTGTGAAGGTTGATGTTTGGGGCAAGCGCCGTCTTGCATACCCAATCAACAAGAAGGAAGAGGGCGTTTACGCCGTCGTCGATCTCAAGTGCGAGTCCGCAACTGTGCTCGAACTTGATCGTGTTCTGAACCTGAATGATGGTGTCATGCGCACCAAGGTTCTGCGACTCGACAAGTAA